One genomic region from Streptomyces sp. NBC_01304 encodes:
- a CDS encoding spermidine synthase, with product MHDAHTEPPVVLDRREGPYGEVVLRRHGDLLQIIANGTFLMDTSDGRSERLLIDAARDALDDGQEPSVLIGGLGVGFSLAHAAADPRWAAITVIEREEAIIGWHRGGPLKEISGPALDDPRTEIVRADLVTYVQQSPVTYDALCLDIDNGPDWTVTEDNDSLYSPSGLAACKARLNTGGVLAVWSAQPSGDFEESLRNAGFRNVRTEEIPVARGVPDVVHLAVRGT from the coding sequence ATGCACGACGCGCACACAGAACCCCCCGTCGTCCTCGACCGCCGCGAAGGCCCGTACGGCGAAGTGGTCCTGCGCCGCCACGGCGACCTGCTCCAGATCATCGCCAACGGCACGTTCCTGATGGACACTTCGGACGGCCGCAGCGAGCGCCTGCTCATCGACGCCGCGAGGGACGCCCTCGACGACGGGCAAGAACCCAGCGTGCTGATCGGCGGCCTCGGCGTCGGCTTCTCCCTCGCACACGCCGCGGCGGACCCGCGTTGGGCCGCGATCACGGTCATCGAGCGTGAAGAGGCCATCATCGGCTGGCACCGCGGCGGACCGCTCAAGGAGATCTCCGGCCCGGCTCTCGACGACCCGCGCACGGAGATCGTGCGGGCCGACCTCGTCACGTACGTACAACAATCCCCAGTGACGTACGACGCACTCTGTCTCGACATCGACAACGGCCCGGACTGGACCGTGACCGAGGACAACGACAGCCTCTACTCCCCGAGCGGCCTCGCGGCCTGCAAGGCCAGGCTCAACACGGGCGGTGTGCTCGCCGTCTGGTCCGCTCAGCCCTCCGGCGATTTCGAAGAGTCGTTGCGGAATGCCGGATTCCGGAACGTACGTACCGAAGAGATCCCGGTTGCCCGAGGCGTCCCGGACGTGGTCCATCTCGCGGTCAGGGGCACATAG
- a CDS encoding response regulator transcription factor — translation MEQTHTSHNGQAPTPGAQRRVLVVEDDLTIVEAIAARLRAEGFVVQTAGDGPSAVDTAEAWQPDLLILDIMLPGFDGLEVCRRVQAQRPVPVLMLTARDDETDMLVGLGVGADDYMTKPFSMRELAARVHVLLRRVERAALAATTPRSGILRLGELEIDHAQRRVRVRSEDVHLTPTEFDLLVCLANTPRAVLSREQLLAEVWDWADASGTRTVDSHIKALRRKIGAERIRTVHGVGYALETPTP, via the coding sequence ATGGAGCAGACACACACCTCCCACAACGGACAGGCGCCCACACCGGGTGCTCAGCGCCGGGTTCTGGTGGTCGAGGACGATCTGACGATCGTCGAGGCCATCGCCGCCCGGCTGCGCGCCGAGGGCTTTGTGGTGCAGACGGCCGGGGACGGCCCCTCGGCCGTCGACACCGCCGAGGCCTGGCAGCCCGACCTGCTGATCCTGGACATCATGCTGCCGGGCTTCGACGGGCTCGAGGTCTGCCGCCGGGTTCAGGCTCAGCGGCCGGTGCCGGTGCTGATGCTGACCGCGCGTGACGACGAGACCGACATGCTGGTCGGGCTCGGGGTCGGCGCGGACGACTACATGACCAAGCCGTTCTCGATGCGTGAGCTGGCGGCGCGGGTGCATGTGCTGCTCCGGCGGGTCGAGCGGGCCGCCCTGGCCGCGACCACTCCGCGCTCGGGCATCCTGCGGCTCGGCGAGCTGGAGATCGACCACGCCCAGCGGCGGGTCCGGGTCAGGAGTGAGGACGTACACCTCACGCCCACCGAGTTCGACCTGCTGGTCTGCCTCGCGAACACCCCGCGTGCCGTGCTCTCCCGTGAGCAGCTGCTCGCCGAGGTGTGGGACTGGGCGGACGCGTCCGGCACCAGGACCGTGGACAGCCACATCAAGGCCCTGCGCCGGAAGATCGGTGCCGAGCGCATCCGCACCGTGCACGGCGTGGGGTACGCCCTGGAGACCCCGACCCCGTGA
- a CDS encoding HAMP domain-containing sensor histidine kinase, with protein sequence MLVVVSVFITTGLLMIAVQTKTEFRFITVFSVIATLLITQFVAHSLTAPLDEMNHVARSISHGDYTRRVRGADRRDELGDLASTINRMADDLEDQDQHRKELVANVSHELRTPIAALRAVLENVVDGVSAADPETMRTALKQTERLGRLVETLLDLSRLDNGVVPLRARRFEVWPYLSGVLKEAQLPGAAASQRQGMASGSGRHTRTDVHLHLDVSPPELTAHADAERLHQVVANLIDNAVKHSPPHGRVTVKARRGSAPESLHLEVLDEGPGIPESEWHRVFERFNRGNDSSPHGPGSDGGTGLGLAIARWAVDLHGGRIGVAESARGCRIQVTLPGLTRAQG encoded by the coding sequence ATGCTCGTCGTGGTCTCGGTGTTCATCACGACCGGTCTGCTGATGATCGCCGTGCAGACCAAGACCGAGTTCCGGTTCATCACGGTCTTCTCGGTGATCGCGACGCTGCTGATCACCCAGTTCGTGGCCCACTCGCTCACCGCGCCGCTCGATGAGATGAATCACGTGGCCCGCTCGATCTCGCACGGTGACTACACCCGGCGGGTGCGCGGCGCCGACCGGCGCGACGAGCTGGGCGACCTCGCGTCCACCATCAATCGCATGGCGGACGACCTGGAGGACCAGGACCAGCACCGCAAGGAGCTGGTGGCGAACGTCTCGCACGAGCTGCGCACCCCGATCGCGGCGCTGCGGGCCGTCCTGGAGAACGTGGTGGACGGCGTCTCCGCCGCCGACCCCGAGACCATGCGGACCGCCCTGAAGCAGACCGAGCGGCTCGGCCGGCTCGTGGAGACGCTGCTCGACCTGTCCCGGCTCGACAACGGCGTGGTGCCGCTGCGCGCCCGCCGCTTCGAGGTCTGGCCCTATCTGTCGGGTGTCCTCAAGGAGGCCCAGCTGCCGGGCGCCGCCGCCTCGCAGCGGCAGGGCATGGCCTCGGGGTCGGGGCGGCACACGCGTACGGACGTCCATCTGCACCTCGACGTGTCGCCGCCCGAGCTGACCGCGCACGCGGACGCCGAGCGACTGCACCAGGTCGTCGCCAACCTCATCGACAACGCGGTCAAGCACTCGCCGCCGCACGGCCGGGTCACGGTGAAGGCGCGGCGCGGGTCCGCCCCGGAGTCGCTGCACCTGGAGGTCCTGGACGAGGGACCGGGCATCCCGGAGTCGGAGTGGCACCGGGTCTTCGAGCGGTTCAACCGGGGCAACGACTCGTCCCCGCACGGCCCGGGGAGCGACGGCGGGACCGGGCTCGGGCTCGCCATCGCGCGCTGGGCGGTGGATCTGCACGGCGGCCGGATCGGGGTGGCCGAATCCGCTCGGGGCTGCCGGATCCAAGTCACACTTCCGGGCCTCACCAGGGCACAAGGTTGA
- a CDS encoding multifunctional oxoglutarate decarboxylase/oxoglutarate dehydrogenase thiamine pyrophosphate-binding subunit/dihydrolipoyllysine-residue succinyltransferase subunit, translated as MSPQSPSNSSVSTDQTGQGKNPAAAFGPNEWLVDEIYQQYLQDPNSVDRAWWDFFADYKPGGAAAPAKPAASPASGTAAAGAAGTPTTATSAPAGSSTPVAPAPAQAAPAAQAAPPAAAPAAPAQATPAAPAAAPAAPAQAAAPAAKPAAAQAAPAAEAPAGPELVTLRGPAAAVAKNMNASLEVPTATSVRAVPVKLLFDNRIVINNHLKRARGGKVSFTHLIGYAMVQAIKAMPSMNYSFAEKDGKPTLVKPEHINFGLAIDLVKPNGDRQLVVAGIKKAETLNFFEFWQAYEDIVRRARNGKLGMDDFTGVTCSLTNPGGLGTVHSVPRLMPGQSVIMGVGSMDYPAEFQGTSQDTLNKLGIAKVMTLTSTYDHRVIQGAASGEFLRVVANFLLGEEGFYDDIFKALRIPYEPVRWLKDIDASHDDDVTKAARVFELIHSYRVRGHVMADTDPLEYRQRKHPDLDITEHGLTLWDLEREFAVGGFAGKSMMKLRDILGVLRDSYCRTTGLEFMHIQDPKQRKWLQDRIERGSTKPEREEQLRILRRLNAAEAFETFLQTKYVGQKRFSLEGGESVIPLLDAVIDSAAESRLDEVVIGMAHRGRLNVLANIVGKSYAQIFREFEGNLDPKSMHGSGDVKYHLGANGTFTGLDGEQIKVSLAANPSHLEAVDPILEGISRAKQDIINKGGTDFTVLPVALHGDAAFAGQGVVAETLNMSQLRGYRTGGTVHIVINNQVGFTAAPESSRSSMYSTDVARMIEAPIFHVNGDDPEAVVRVARLAFEFRQAFNKDVVIDLICYRRRGHNESDNPAFTQPLMYDLIDKKRSVRKLYTESLIGRGDITLEEAEQALQDYQGQLEKVFTEVREATAASTPAEVPVAQAQFPVTVNTAISQEVVKRIAESQVNIPDRVTVHPRLLPQLQRRAAMVEDGTIDWGMGETLAIGSLLLEGTPVRLAGQDSRRGTFGQRHAVLIDRETGEDYTPLLYLSDDQARYNVYDSLLSEYAAMGFEYGYSLARPEALVMWEAQFGDFVNGAQTVVDEFISSAEQKWGQHSGVTLLLPHGYEGQGPDHSSARPERFLQMCAQDNMTVAMPTLPSNYFHLLRWQVHNPHHKPLIVFTPKSMLRLKAAASKAEEFTTGGFRPVIGDATTNPAAVRKVVFCAGKVYYDLEAEREKRGATDTAIIRIERLYPLPGAELQAEIAKYPNAEKYLWVQEEPANQGAWPFIALNLIDHLDLAVGADVPHGERLRRISRPHGSSPAVGSAKRHQAEQQQLLTEVFDA; from the coding sequence GTGTCGCCACAGTCCCCCAGTAACTCGAGCGTCTCGACCGACCAAACGGGGCAGGGCAAGAACCCTGCAGCCGCGTTCGGTCCCAATGAGTGGCTCGTCGACGAGATCTATCAGCAGTACCTCCAGGACCCGAACTCGGTAGACCGAGCCTGGTGGGACTTCTTTGCCGACTACAAGCCGGGCGGCGCCGCCGCCCCGGCGAAGCCGGCCGCAAGCCCCGCCTCCGGTACCGCAGCCGCGGGGGCTGCGGGCACCCCGACCACCGCGACGAGCGCTCCCGCAGGCTCCTCGACGCCGGTCGCTCCCGCACCTGCCCAGGCGGCGCCCGCAGCTCAGGCCGCGCCCCCCGCCGCAGCCCCGGCTGCGCCCGCCCAGGCGACGCCCGCGGCCCCTGCTGCCGCGCCCGCCGCTCCGGCTCAGGCCGCCGCCCCTGCCGCGAAGCCCGCCGCCGCCCAGGCAGCGCCCGCGGCCGAGGCCCCGGCCGGCCCCGAGCTCGTGACCCTGCGCGGCCCCGCCGCCGCCGTTGCGAAGAACATGAACGCCTCGCTGGAGGTGCCCACGGCCACGTCCGTGCGCGCGGTCCCGGTGAAGCTGCTCTTCGACAACCGCATCGTCATCAACAACCACCTCAAGCGCGCCCGGGGCGGGAAGGTCTCCTTCACGCACCTCATCGGGTACGCGATGGTGCAGGCCATCAAGGCCATGCCGTCGATGAACTACTCCTTCGCGGAGAAGGACGGCAAGCCCACCCTGGTCAAGCCGGAGCACATCAACTTCGGTCTGGCCATCGACCTGGTGAAGCCCAATGGCGACCGCCAACTGGTTGTAGCGGGCATCAAGAAGGCCGAGACGCTGAACTTCTTCGAGTTCTGGCAGGCCTACGAGGACATCGTCCGCCGCGCGCGCAACGGCAAGCTCGGCATGGACGACTTCACCGGCGTCACCTGCTCGCTGACCAACCCCGGCGGCCTCGGCACGGTCCACTCGGTGCCGCGTCTGATGCCCGGGCAGTCGGTCATCATGGGCGTCGGCTCCATGGACTACCCGGCCGAGTTCCAGGGCACGTCGCAGGACACCCTGAACAAGCTGGGCATCGCCAAGGTGATGACCCTCACGTCGACGTACGACCACCGCGTGATCCAGGGCGCCGCCTCCGGCGAGTTCCTGCGGGTCGTGGCGAACTTCCTCCTCGGCGAGGAGGGCTTCTACGACGACATCTTCAAGGCGCTGCGGATCCCGTACGAGCCGGTCCGCTGGCTCAAGGACATCGACGCCTCGCACGACGACGACGTCACCAAGGCGGCGCGCGTCTTCGAGCTGATCCACTCCTACCGGGTACGCGGCCACGTCATGGCCGACACCGACCCGCTGGAGTACCGCCAGCGCAAGCACCCCGACCTGGACATCACCGAGCACGGCCTCACCCTGTGGGACCTGGAGCGGGAGTTCGCGGTCGGTGGCTTCGCCGGCAAGTCGATGATGAAGCTCCGCGACATCCTCGGCGTGCTGCGCGACTCGTACTGCCGCACCACCGGCCTGGAGTTCATGCACATCCAGGACCCGAAGCAGCGCAAGTGGCTGCAGGACCGGATCGAGCGCGGCTCCACCAAGCCGGAGCGCGAGGAGCAGCTGCGCATCCTGCGCCGCCTGAACGCGGCGGAGGCCTTCGAGACCTTCCTGCAGACGAAGTACGTCGGCCAGAAGCGCTTCTCCCTGGAGGGCGGCGAGTCCGTCATCCCGCTGCTCGACGCGGTCATCGACTCCGCCGCCGAGTCGCGCCTGGACGAGGTCGTCATCGGCATGGCCCACCGCGGCCGCCTGAACGTCCTGGCGAACATCGTCGGCAAGTCGTACGCGCAGATCTTCCGGGAGTTCGAGGGCAACCTCGACCCGAAGTCGATGCACGGCTCCGGCGACGTCAAGTACCACCTGGGCGCCAACGGCACCTTCACCGGTCTCGACGGCGAGCAGATCAAGGTCTCGCTGGCCGCCAACCCCTCGCACCTGGAGGCGGTCGACCCGATCCTCGAGGGCATCTCGCGCGCCAAGCAGGACATCATCAACAAGGGCGGCACGGACTTCACGGTCCTGCCCGTCGCCCTGCACGGTGACGCGGCCTTCGCGGGCCAGGGCGTCGTGGCCGAGACGCTCAACATGTCGCAGCTGCGCGGCTACCGCACCGGCGGCACGGTCCACATCGTCATCAACAACCAGGTCGGCTTCACGGCGGCGCCCGAGTCCTCGCGCTCCTCCATGTACTCGACCGACGTGGCCCGGATGATCGAGGCCCCGATCTTCCACGTGAACGGCGACGACCCCGAGGCCGTCGTCCGCGTTGCCCGCCTTGCCTTCGAGTTCCGGCAGGCGTTCAACAAGGACGTGGTCATCGACCTCATCTGCTACCGCCGCCGCGGGCACAACGAGTCGGACAACCCGGCGTTCACCCAGCCCCTGATGTACGACCTGATCGACAAGAAGCGCTCGGTGCGCAAGCTCTACACCGAGTCCCTCATCGGTCGCGGCGACATCACCCTGGAAGAGGCCGAGCAGGCCCTGCAGGACTACCAGGGCCAGCTGGAGAAGGTCTTCACCGAGGTCCGCGAGGCCACCGCCGCCTCCACCCCGGCCGAAGTCCCGGTCGCCCAGGCGCAGTTCCCGGTCACGGTGAACACCGCGATCTCCCAGGAGGTCGTCAAGCGCATCGCCGAGTCCCAGGTCAACATCCCCGACCGCGTCACCGTCCACCCGCGTCTGCTGCCCCAGCTGCAGCGCCGCGCGGCCATGGTCGAGGACGGCACGATCGACTGGGGCATGGGCGAGACCCTCGCCATCGGCTCGCTGCTCCTCGAGGGCACCCCGGTGCGCCTCGCGGGCCAGGACTCGCGCCGCGGCACCTTCGGCCAGCGCCACGCGGTCCTGATCGACCGTGAGACGGGCGAGGACTACACGCCTCTCCTGTACCTCTCGGACGACCAGGCGCGTTACAACGTCTACGACTCCCTCCTCTCCGAGTACGCGGCGATGGGCTTCGAGTACGGCTACTCGCTGGCCCGTCCCGAGGCGCTCGTCATGTGGGAGGCGCAGTTCGGCGACTTCGTCAACGGCGCCCAGACGGTCGTGGACGAGTTCATCTCGTCGGCGGAACAGAAGTGGGGCCAGCACTCGGGCGTCACCCTGCTCCTCCCCCACGGCTACGAGGGCCAGGGCCCGGACCACTCGTCCGCGCGCCCCGAGCGCTTCCTGCAGATGTGCGCGCAGGACAACATGACGGTCGCGATGCCGACCCTCCCGTCGAACTACTTCCACCTGCTGCGCTGGCAGGTGCACAACCCGCACCACAAGCCGCTCATCGTCTTCACGCCGAAGTCGATGCTGCGTCTGAAGGCCGCGGCCTCCAAGGCGGAGGAGTTCACGACGGGCGGCTTCCGTCCGGTCATCGGCGACGCGACCACCAACCCGGCGGCCGTCCGCAAGGTCGTCTTCTGCGCGGGCAAGGTCTACTACGACCTCGAAGCCGAGCGCGAGAAGCGCGGCGCCACGGACACGGCGATCATCCGCATCGAGCGCCTGTACCCGCTGCCGGGTGCGGAGCTCCAGGCGGAGATCGCCAAGTACCCGAACGCCGAGAAGTACCTGTGGGTCCAGGAGGAGCCGGCGAACCAGGGCGCATGGCCCTTCATCGCGCTCAACCTGATCGACCACCTGGACCTGGCGGTCGGCGCCGACGTCCCGCACGGTGAGCGCCTGCGCCGCATTTCGCGTCCGCACGGGTCTTCGCCGGCCGTCGGCTCCGCCAAGCGGCACCAGGCCGAGCAGCAGCAGCTCCTGACCGAGGTCTTCGACGCGTAG
- a CDS encoding DUF6104 family protein codes for MYFTDRGIEELEKRRGEEEVTFEWLAEQLRTFVDLNPDFEVPVERLATWLARLDDEDEDE; via the coding sequence ATGTACTTCACGGACCGTGGCATCGAAGAGCTGGAGAAGAGGCGTGGCGAGGAGGAGGTCACCTTCGAGTGGCTGGCGGAGCAGCTGCGCACCTTCGTGGACCTGAACCCGGACTTCGAGGTTCCGGTGGAGCGGTTGGCGACGTGGCTGGCTCGGCTGGACGACGAGGACGAGGACGAGTAG
- a CDS encoding DUF4097 family beta strand repeat-containing protein gives MPESPWTVAEPQKLAFDEPVTALHVRSVNGTVNVVGVEEGPARLEVTELDGPPLTVSLEDGVLTVAYDDLPWKGFLIGKWLDRKGHGRSAVISLAVPAAAAVEVGVVGAAAMVSGIEGPTTVRGVTGDTTLVGTSGQIQAETVSGALEAQAVGGELSFKSVTGDLTVIEGAGPSVRAESVSGNMILDLDPTGSTDVRLTTVSGEIAIRLAQPTDAQIEASTATGAVSNGFDDLRIGGTWGAKRITGQLGTGAGRLRATTISGSVALLLRPPLDDVDEAAAAKGENDRYADEAPGRAAPEGDAPTGKVL, from the coding sequence ATGCCAGAGTCACCGTGGACAGTCGCCGAGCCACAGAAGCTCGCCTTCGACGAACCCGTGACGGCGCTCCACGTACGCAGCGTCAATGGAACGGTCAATGTCGTCGGGGTCGAGGAGGGCCCGGCCCGCCTGGAGGTGACCGAGCTGGACGGTCCCCCGCTGACCGTGAGCCTCGAGGACGGCGTACTGACGGTCGCGTACGACGATCTGCCCTGGAAGGGCTTCCTGATCGGCAAGTGGCTCGACCGCAAGGGCCACGGCCGCAGCGCGGTCATCTCGCTCGCCGTCCCGGCCGCCGCGGCCGTCGAGGTCGGTGTGGTCGGCGCGGCCGCCATGGTCTCCGGCATCGAAGGGCCGACCACGGTGCGGGGCGTCACCGGCGACACCACCCTGGTCGGGACCTCGGGGCAGATCCAGGCCGAGACGGTCTCCGGCGCGCTCGAGGCGCAGGCCGTCGGCGGTGAGCTGTCCTTCAAGTCGGTCACCGGCGATCTGACCGTGATCGAGGGCGCGGGCCCCTCCGTACGCGCGGAGTCGGTGAGCGGCAACATGATCCTGGACCTCGACCCGACGGGCTCGACCGACGTCCGGCTGACCACCGTCTCTGGCGAGATCGCGATCCGTCTCGCCCAGCCGACCGACGCCCAGATCGAGGCGAGCACCGCGACCGGCGCCGTCTCCAACGGCTTCGACGACCTCCGGATCGGCGGCACGTGGGGCGCCAAGCGCATCACCGGACAGCTCGGAACGGGCGCCGGCCGGCTCAGGGCGACGACGATCTCCGGCTCCGTCGCCCTGCTGCTGCGGCCGCCCCTCGACGACGTGGACGAGGCGGCGGCCGCGAAGGGCGAGAATGATCGGTACGCCGACGAAGCCCCGGGCCGCGCAGCCCCCGAAGGTGACGCCCCGACCGGAAAGGTGCTCTGA
- a CDS encoding helix-turn-helix transcriptional regulator, whose product MPPVFAHGRLRLYLLKLLDEAPRHGYEVIRLLEERFQGLYAPSAGTVYPRLAKLEAEGLVTHATEGGRKVYSITDAGRAELADRRGELADLELEIRESVAELASEIRDDVRGAAGDLRREMRAAAGQAKSSGQGGDWESVFGDKEAWRSAKEELRRAKQEMKDQARRAKDESRRAREEAQRARRAAKDAQDEAREEMQRIAKQVQDRVQDHFSRGDWPTGLREGLAEITKEFGRFGKPAPEPTVVVDLDKEAEPNTPPAPDWTDEPPTGNPPRDLDRLLDRFRDDIRDAARDHGVTESQLHEARRHLSDAAAHIGAILRTK is encoded by the coding sequence ATGCCCCCCGTCTTCGCCCACGGCCGCCTCCGCCTGTACCTGCTGAAGCTGCTCGACGAGGCGCCGCGGCACGGGTACGAGGTGATCCGGCTCCTGGAGGAGCGCTTCCAGGGGCTGTACGCGCCTTCCGCGGGCACCGTCTATCCGCGCCTCGCCAAGCTGGAGGCCGAGGGCCTGGTCACGCACGCCACCGAGGGGGGCCGCAAGGTCTACTCGATCACGGACGCCGGACGGGCCGAACTGGCCGACCGCAGAGGCGAGTTGGCCGACCTTGAGCTGGAGATCCGGGAGTCGGTGGCGGAGCTCGCCTCCGAAATACGGGATGACGTACGCGGTGCCGCCGGCGATCTGCGCCGGGAAATGCGGGCAGCCGCAGGCCAGGCCAAGTCGTCCGGCCAGGGCGGCGACTGGGAGTCCGTCTTCGGCGACAAGGAGGCCTGGCGCTCCGCGAAGGAGGAGTTGCGCCGCGCCAAGCAGGAGATGAAGGACCAGGCCCGCCGGGCCAAGGACGAGTCGCGCCGGGCCCGCGAGGAGGCCCAGCGGGCCCGCCGCGCGGCGAAGGACGCGCAGGACGAGGCGCGCGAGGAGATGCAGCGCATCGCCAAGCAGGTGCAGGACCGGGTCCAGGACCACTTCTCGCGGGGCGACTGGCCGACCGGTCTCCGCGAGGGCCTCGCGGAGATCACCAAGGAGTTCGGCCGTTTCGGCAAGCCCGCGCCCGAGCCGACCGTGGTCGTGGACCTCGACAAGGAGGCCGAGCCGAACACCCCGCCCGCCCCCGACTGGACCGACGAGCCACCGACCGGCAACCCCCCGCGCGACCTGGACCGCCTCCTCGACCGCTTCCGCGACGACATCAGGGACGCGGCCCGCGACCACGGGGTGACGGAGTCCCAACTACACGAGGCACGACGCCACTTGTCGGATGCGGCGGCCCACATCGGCGCGATTTTGCGCACGAAGTGA
- a CDS encoding Clp protease N-terminal domain-containing protein → MFERFTQGAREVVEGAVAHAERQESGAVTDEHVLLALLDARGSKAAFVLSALGADAQKDALVRELAEVRRRGGVSEADAEALAGLGIDVGQIVARVEEAHGAGALAGDRRDRRWWGGKHRSFSREAKDTLEKSLRIAVGRKDRFIGDEHLLLALASRPGVVRDVLGSHGVSVEAVEQVLGGSGAGGVAQAG, encoded by the coding sequence ATGTTCGAGCGGTTCACGCAGGGCGCCCGGGAAGTGGTGGAGGGTGCCGTGGCGCACGCCGAGCGGCAGGAGTCGGGGGCCGTCACCGACGAGCACGTGCTCCTCGCGCTCCTCGATGCCCGGGGCAGCAAGGCGGCCTTCGTGCTGTCCGCGCTGGGGGCCGATGCGCAGAAGGACGCCCTGGTACGGGAGTTGGCGGAGGTGCGCCGGCGCGGCGGGGTGTCCGAGGCGGACGCGGAGGCCCTGGCCGGGCTCGGGATCGATGTCGGGCAGATCGTTGCGCGGGTCGAAGAGGCGCACGGGGCCGGGGCGTTGGCGGGGGACCGGAGGGACCGGCGGTGGTGGGGCGGGAAGCACCGGTCCTTCTCGCGGGAGGCCAAGGACACGCTGGAGAAGTCGTTGCGGATTGCGGTGGGGCGCAAGGACCGGTTCATCGGGGATGAGCATCTGTTGCTCGCGTTGGCCTCGCGGCCGGGGGTGGTGCGGGATGTTCTCGGCTCGCACGGGGTGTCGGTCGAGGCGGTGGAGCAGGTGCTCGGCGGGAGTGGGGCAGGTGGGGTGGCTCAGGCGGGGTGA
- a CDS encoding helix-turn-helix domain-containing protein, translating to MTEATDLAERAGDRDPRVGLRAVAALRRLLEQLEAVQVRGARNQGWSWQEIAAELGVSRQAVHKKYGRQ from the coding sequence ATGACCGAAGCAACGGATCTCGCCGAGCGCGCGGGTGACCGTGATCCACGGGTCGGGCTGCGAGCGGTTGCCGCGCTGCGGCGGCTGCTTGAGCAGCTGGAGGCCGTGCAGGTGCGGGGTGCGCGCAATCAGGGCTGGTCGTGGCAGGAGATCGCCGCGGAGCTCGGGGTGAGCAGGCAGGCCGTCCACAAGAAGTACGGGAGGCAGTGA
- a CDS encoding zinc-binding dehydrogenase, giving the protein MFAAYAARIDRDQPLSGLELGERPAPSARDGWSTVNVKAASLNHHDLWSLRGVGLGEDKLPMILGCDAAGIDADGNEVVLHSVIGQSGHGVGPNEPRSILTERYQGTFAEQVSVPTWNVLPKPAELSFAEAACLPTAWLTAYRMLFTNAGVRPGDSVLVQGAGGGVATAAIVLGKAAGLRVFATSRDEAKRKRAIELGAVEAVESGARLPQRVDAVIETVGAATWSHSIKSLKPGGTLVISGATSGDRPSHAELTRVFFLELKIVGSTMGTKDELEDLLSFCAATGVRPVIDEELPLDRAREGFARMESGDHFGKIVLTV; this is encoded by the coding sequence ATGTTCGCTGCCTACGCCGCCCGCATTGACCGTGATCAGCCGCTCAGCGGCCTCGAGTTGGGGGAGCGCCCGGCCCCCTCGGCCCGGGACGGATGGTCGACCGTCAACGTCAAGGCCGCCTCCCTCAACCACCACGACCTGTGGTCCCTGCGAGGCGTCGGCCTCGGCGAGGACAAGCTGCCGATGATCCTCGGCTGCGACGCGGCCGGCATCGACGCCGACGGCAACGAGGTCGTCCTGCACTCCGTGATCGGCCAGTCCGGCCACGGCGTGGGCCCGAACGAGCCCCGCTCGATCCTCACCGAGCGCTACCAGGGCACCTTCGCCGAGCAGGTCTCGGTCCCCACCTGGAACGTGCTGCCCAAGCCGGCCGAGCTCTCCTTCGCCGAGGCCGCCTGCCTGCCCACCGCCTGGCTGACGGCGTACCGCATGCTCTTCACCAACGCCGGTGTACGTCCCGGGGATTCGGTCCTCGTGCAGGGCGCGGGCGGCGGTGTCGCCACAGCCGCGATCGTCCTCGGCAAGGCCGCGGGCCTGCGCGTCTTCGCCACCAGCCGCGACGAGGCCAAGCGCAAGCGGGCGATCGAGCTGGGCGCGGTCGAGGCGGTGGAGTCGGGGGCCCGGCTTCCGCAGCGCGTGGACGCGGTGATCGAGACGGTCGGCGCGGCCACCTGGTCGCACTCCATCAAGTCCCTGAAGCCCGGCGGCACCCTGGTCATCTCGGGCGCCACCAGCGGCGACCGCCCCTCGCACGCCGAGCTGACCCGGGTCTTCTTCCTGGAACTGAAGATCGTCGGCTCGACGATGGGCACGAAGGACGAGCTGGAGGACCTGCTGTCGTTCTGCGCGGCCACGGGGGTACGTCCCGTCATCGACGAGGAGCTGCCGCTGGACCGGGCGCGCGAGGGTTTTGCTCGGATGGAGTCGGGCGACCACTTCGGGAAGATCGTGCTCACGGTCTGA